Proteins encoded together in one Lathyrus oleraceus cultivar Zhongwan6 chromosome 5, CAAS_Psat_ZW6_1.0, whole genome shotgun sequence window:
- the LOC127080507 gene encoding 4-alpha-glucanotransferase, chloroplastic/amyloplastic, protein MSLTLSLTITTPRFSQLHHRNSSPILKFKHNSPLSFTRASSSMSTTSLSHLSVDEDLPPNYGDWLPKPELHLRRRAGILLHPTSFQSPYGIGDLGIEAFRFIDWLHRTGCSLWQVLPLVPPGRKANEEGSPYSGQDANCGNTLLISLEELVEDGLLEKHELPEPIEAERVNFSVVANLKDPLITKAAERLISSKGELKTQLENFRRDPNISSWLEDAAYFAAIDDSLNTLSWYEWPEPLKNRHLVALEDIYEQKRDFINVFIAQQFLFQRQWQKVRNYAQSRGIRIMGDMPIYVGYHSADVWANKNQFALNKKGFPLLVSGVPPDAFSETGQLWGSPLYDWKAMEKEGYSWWIRRIRRAQDIYDEFRIDHFRGLAGYWAVPSEAKIALVGKWKVGPGTSFFSAISKAVGRINITAEDLGVITEDVVQLRKSIGAPGMAVLQFGFGGGPDNPHLPHNHECNQVVYTGTHDNDTIKGWWEALNQEEKSHVLSYISLTEQDDIPWALIQTALASVAQTAIVPMQDVLGLGSSARMNIPATQFGNWGWRVPSSVNFDRLDTEATRLKEMLSLYGRL, encoded by the exons ATGTCTTTGACTCTCAGTCTCACCATTACAACACCGCGTTTCTCACAACTACATCACCGGAACTCATCGCCCATTCTCAAATTCAAACACAATTCACCACTTTCCTTCACTCGTGCATCTTCCTCTATGTCAACCACATCCTTATCTCATCTCAGCGTCGACGAAGATTTGCCGCCAAATTACGGAGACTGGCTTCCCAAACCCGAACTTCACCTCCGTAGAAGAGCCGGCATTCTTCTCCATCCGACGTCGTTTCAAAGTCCATACGGAATCGGCGATCTTGGAATTGAGGCATTTCGTTTCATTGACTGGCTTCACCGAACCGGTTGCTCTCTTTGGCAGGTTCTTCCTCTCGTGCCTCCGGGAAGAAAGGCTAACGAAGAAGGATCTCCTTACTCAGGCCAG GATGCGAATTGTGGTAACACACTTTTGATTTCTCTTGAGGAGCTTGTTGAGGATGGATTGTTGGAAAAACACGAGCTTCCCGAACCAAT TGAGGCGGAGCGTGTGAATTTTTCGGTTGTTGCTAATCTTAAGGATCCTTTGATAACTAAA GCTGCGGAGAGGCTTATTTCAAGCAAAGGGGAACTCAAAACACAGCTTGAAAATTTTCGCAGGGATCCTAACATATCAA GTTGGCTTGAAGATGCAGCTTATTTTGCTGCTATTGATGACAGCTTGAACACACTCAGTTGGTACGAATGGCCCGAACCCTTAAAAAACCGTCATCTTGTGGCTCTAGAAGATATTTATGAACAAAAGCGAGATTTT ATAAATGTATTTATTGCTCAACAATTCTTGTTCCAAAGACAATGGCAGAAGGTTCGCAACTATGCACAGAGTAGGGGAATCAGAATAATGGGAGACATGCCCATTTATGTTGGTTATCACAGTGCAGATGTTTGGGCAAATAAGAACCAGTTTGCACTG AACAAGAAAGGTTTTCCTCTTTTAGTCAGTGGTGTGCCTCCTGATGCATTCAGCGAAACTGGTCAGCTGTGGGGAAG CCCCCTGTATGATTGGAAAGCCATGGAGAAAGAGGGGTATTCATGGTGGATACGCCGCATACGACGTGCACAAGATATATATGACGAATTTAGAATTGACCACTTTAGAGGACTTGCTGGATACTGGGCTGTTCCCTCTG AAGCTAAAATAGCTTTGGTTGGAAAGTGGAAG GTAGGACCTGGAACATCCTTCTTTAGTGCCATTTCCAAAGCTGTGGGAAGGATTAATATCACAGCAGAAGACTTG GGAGTTATCACTGAGGATGTAGTGCAACTAAGGAAATCCATTGGAGCCCCTGGAATGGCTGTCCTCCAGTTTG GGTTTGGAGGTGGTCCCGATAACCCTCATTTGCCTCATAATCACGAGTGCAATCAAGTTGTCTATACAGGGACTCATGACAATGACACG ATTAAGGGTTGGTGGGAAGCTTTAAACCAAGAAGAGAAATCACAT GTATTAAGTTATATTTCATTAACCGAGCAAGATGATATTCCTTGGGCACTAATCCAGACAGCGCTGGCTTCCGTTGCTCAAACAGCAATAGTACCTATGCAAGATGTTCTTGGACTTGGGAGTTCTGCCAGGATGAATATTCCTGCAACTCAG TTTGGAAACTGGGGATGGAGGGTTCCAAGTTCTGTGAACTTTGACAGGTTAGATACAGAGGCAACCAGATTAAAAGAGATGCTTTCATTGTATGGCCGGCTTTGA
- the LOC127080508 gene encoding F-box/kelch-repeat protein SKIP6, which produces MKNLSLNLIPCLPDDVAVNCLVRVPRSQHTTLSLVSKSFRSLLSSPLFFTARSLLHSTQHILYLSIRTRASTLQWFTLHNNHHLIPLPPLPSPAIGSAYAVIGHAIYVIGGSINDIPSRHVWILDCRFHRWHPGPSMRVSREFAAAGVVDGKIYVIGGCVPDNWSRSANWAEVFSPATNSWEGIPSPPEIREKWMHASAVVDGKIYAMADRGGVSLDPCSSAWESVESELDLGWRGRACVVNGILYCYNYLGKIKGFDVKERLWKELNGVEKGLPRFLCGATMADVGGKLVVVWECQGNATEKGKEMEIWCAEIDVNKNRDGELWGEVCWLNNVLSVPKGSSIVHCSSVAL; this is translated from the coding sequence ATGAAGAACCTGAGCTTGAACCTGATTCCGTGTCTACCGGACGACGTTGCTGTGAACTGTCTCGTACGTGTTCCACGCTCTCAACACACAACCCTCTCTCTTGTTTCGAAATCATTCCGTTCTCTCCTCTCTTCTCCACTCTTCTTCACCGCTCGCTCTCTCCTTCATTCCACCCAACACATCCTCTACCTCTCTATTCGTACACGCGCCTCCACTCTCCAATGGTTCACGCTCcacaacaaccaccacctcatTCCTCTTCCTCCTCTCCCTTCCCCTGCGATCGGCTCTGCCTACGCAGTCATTGGACATGCAATCTATGTCATCGGCGGTTCAATCAATGATATCCCCTCCCGTCATGTATGGATCCTCGATTGCCGATTCCACCGTTGGCATCCCGGTCCTTCCATGCGCGTCTCACGTGAGTTTGCCGCTGCTGGCGTCGTTGACGGCAAGATTTACGTCATCGGCGGTTGCGTTCCTGATAATTGGTCTAGGTCAGCTAATTGGGCGGAGGTATTTAGTCCTGCTACCAACAGCTGGGAAGGCATTCCCAGCCCGCCGGAGATTCGCGAGAAGTGGATGCACGCCAGTGCAGTTGTAGACGGTAAGATTTACGCCATGGCTGACCGCGGTGGTGTTTCCCTTGATCCTTGTAGCAGCGCGTGGGAGAGTGTGGAGAGTGAACTTGACCTAGGGTGGCGTGGAAGAGCTTGCGTTGTTAATGGGATTCTGTATTGCTACAATTACTTGGGGAAAATCAAAGGTTTCGACGTGAAAGAAAGGTTGTGGAAGGAGTTGAACGGTGTGGAAAAGGGTTTGCCGAGGTTTCTTTGTGGGGCAACAATGGCTGATGTTGGTGGAAAATTGGTTGTGGTTTGGGAGTGCCAAGGGAATGCGACTGAAAAGGGGAAAGAAATGGAGATTTGGTGCGCTGAGATTGATGTGAACAAGAACAGAGATGGGGAATTGTGGGGTGAAGTTTGTTGGTTGAACAATGTTCTCTCTGTTCCAAAAGGATCCTCCATTGTTCATTGTTCTTCGGTTGCCTTGTGA